In Pseudobacter ginsenosidimutans, the following are encoded in one genomic region:
- a CDS encoding alpha/beta fold hydrolase encodes MKCRRVYFISGLAADERVFRHIRLPEGVEMVHLNWITPKKDESLPDYAMRLSEKIDASEPFALVGLSFGGMLATEIAKRFRPVQTVLISSIPLSAHLPKYFRAAAAIRLHKVIPIGFVKMMARSKRFFTRETGEDKKLILQIIQDSDTHFIRWAMHAILTWKNEELPEQLMHIHGTRDEVLPGRLTTPTHMIPKAGHLLVMTEPKKVNNLLAEVVGN; translated from the coding sequence AGTATATTTTATCAGTGGACTGGCGGCGGATGAGCGTGTGTTCAGGCATATCCGTTTGCCGGAAGGAGTTGAGATGGTGCACCTTAACTGGATCACACCTAAAAAGGATGAATCATTGCCCGATTATGCAATGCGGCTTTCCGAAAAGATCGATGCCAGTGAACCTTTTGCATTGGTGGGATTGTCGTTTGGAGGTATGCTGGCAACGGAGATCGCTAAACGATTTCGTCCTGTTCAGACCGTTCTGATCAGCAGCATTCCACTGAGTGCGCACCTGCCAAAATATTTTCGCGCAGCGGCCGCCATCCGTTTACACAAAGTGATCCCGATCGGATTTGTGAAGATGATGGCAAGAAGCAAGCGGTTCTTCACCAGGGAAACGGGAGAAGATAAAAAGCTGATCTTGCAGATCATCCAGGACAGCGATACCCATTTCATCCGATGGGCCATGCATGCAATCCTTACCTGGAAAAATGAAGAACTGCCCGAACAACTGATGCATATCCACGGAACCCGTGATGAAGTGCTTCCGGGCCGCCTGACCACTCCCACGCATATGATCCCGAAGGCCGGTCACCTGCTGGTAATGACGGAACCGAAAAAGGTGAATAACTTATTGGCGGAAGTGGTCGGTAACTAA